Proteins co-encoded in one Cytophaga hutchinsonii ATCC 33406 genomic window:
- a CDS encoding ChuX/HutX family heme-like substrate-binding protein has translation MHLNLNEITDTWVVKKPTADGEVTSIECFNKDRELMVQFFGLRKPGKPELEEWKTLVESL, from the coding sequence ATGCATTTAAACCTGAATGAAATTACCGATACATGGGTAGTTAAGAAACCTACTGCTGACGGAGAAGTTACATCAATAGAATGTTTTAATAAAGATAGAGAACTGATGGTTCAGTTTTTTGGCTTACGCAAACCTGGCAAGCCAGAATTGGAAGAATGGAAAACGTTGGTTGAATCCCTGTAA
- a CDS encoding phospholipase effector Tle1 domain-containing protein has translation MYGHLGLLFQQNGYIIKNITIRFLGIFDTVSSYHEGSGTVGNAATYDFTNDVEELHLESIYHADKIIHFTAEDEHRINFALTKIKTTPPEYNSDPRKKIAIEKPLPGVHCDIGGAYLDGDVEVVKQINYQAFGIEELEKERERLIAEGWYKEEQLEIVKHNSKTNWLTGTRKLSNKYSFIPLHFMCEFGQAHKKPLPFDKNGLENKYALTNDILLQDVKKRLHEYVFNNKPALKFKYLYPLHQEYKDAKVPEQRYADYQQELKEQDALRKLRNEYFHWSANYKGFGMEPNIENGKRTRVYYAN, from the coding sequence ATGTATGGACACCTGGGTTTATTGTTTCAGCAAAATGGTTATATAATAAAAAATATAACCATACGTTTTCTGGGCATTTTTGATACGGTATCTTCTTACCACGAAGGTTCAGGAACAGTAGGTAATGCTGCAACCTATGATTTTACTAATGATGTGGAAGAACTGCATTTAGAATCTATTTACCATGCCGATAAAATTATTCATTTTACCGCGGAAGATGAACACCGCATAAATTTTGCACTGACAAAAATCAAAACCACTCCTCCGGAATATAATTCAGATCCCAGGAAAAAAATAGCAATTGAAAAACCCCTTCCGGGTGTACATTGTGATATAGGCGGGGCATATCTTGATGGGGATGTAGAAGTTGTAAAGCAGATCAATTACCAGGCATTCGGAATTGAAGAATTGGAAAAGGAAAGAGAACGCTTAATTGCAGAAGGCTGGTATAAGGAAGAACAATTGGAAATTGTAAAACATAATTCAAAAACCAATTGGTTAACTGGTACCAGAAAATTAAGTAATAAGTATAGTTTCATCCCATTACATTTTATGTGTGAGTTTGGACAGGCTCATAAAAAGCCTTTACCATTTGATAAAAATGGGTTAGAGAATAAATATGCATTGACGAATGATATTCTACTTCAAGATGTAAAAAAACGTTTACATGAGTATGTGTTTAATAATAAGCCTGCATTAAAATTTAAATATTTATACCCGCTGCATCAGGAATATAAAGATGCCAAAGTACCGGAACAGCGGTATGCCGACTATCAACAGGAGTTGAAAGAACAGGATGCGTTGAGAAAACTCCGGAATGAATATTTTCACTGGTCTGCGAATTATAAAGGTTTTGGCATGGAACCTAATATAGAAAATGGAAAAAGAACCCGTGTATATTATGCGAATTAA
- a CDS encoding DUF4280 domain-containing protein — protein sequence MGWFEKIISRVIPFLIDSTEDTPSKKSAAGNDAAEEEKVSMSKLEKETSESKKQEKAKGDQKLVINGAKVQCALCTNPLGTLLVTYDTPSLQGMPIATEKDNGKPNILFVGCCMKSPNAATPCTAVIQAGKWKDTGSFKVQNQSPLLLKSTNTCSYGGVDIKITDSGQRNTFAYDAPTEMEHDAEEYVDVTLGAFFDGTLNNKTNTEQREANTEIFKNNSDDKTNSYYNSYTNVARLWDFYNKTNSVYVEGIGTEDLKADDTNGYAFGAGDTGVRGKVRKGCEKIFKKTQKLAPKRKINTLTFDVFGFSRGAAASRNFTHEVTKPVYVPKAEYVQEDNTPKDITSKKIVLERLLNWI from the coding sequence ATGGGTTGGTTTGAAAAAATTATATCAAGAGTGATTCCCTTTTTGATTGATTCAACTGAAGACACACCTTCAAAAAAATCAGCTGCTGGTAATGATGCTGCTGAAGAAGAAAAAGTGAGTATGTCTAAGCTTGAAAAAGAAACTTCAGAAAGTAAAAAGCAGGAAAAAGCAAAAGGAGATCAGAAATTAGTAATTAACGGGGCAAAAGTGCAATGTGCCCTCTGTACAAATCCGCTGGGTACATTATTGGTAACCTATGACACACCCAGTTTACAGGGAATGCCTATTGCTACAGAAAAAGATAATGGAAAACCTAATATACTTTTTGTGGGATGCTGTATGAAAAGTCCAAATGCTGCTACACCCTGTACTGCTGTTATACAAGCAGGGAAATGGAAAGACACGGGTAGCTTTAAAGTACAGAATCAGTCTCCGCTTTTGCTTAAAAGTACTAATACCTGCTCATATGGCGGCGTTGATATTAAAATAACAGATAGCGGGCAACGTAATACGTTTGCGTATGACGCTCCAACAGAAATGGAACATGATGCAGAAGAATATGTGGATGTTACGTTAGGTGCATTTTTTGACGGTACATTAAACAACAAGACTAATACCGAACAGCGTGAAGCAAATACTGAAATATTTAAAAATAACAGCGATGATAAAACAAACAGTTATTATAATTCTTACACCAATGTAGCCAGGCTGTGGGACTTTTATAATAAAACCAACAGCGTTTATGTAGAGGGTATCGGAACAGAAGATTTAAAAGCAGATGATACCAATGGTTATGCATTTGGTGCAGGGGACACAGGGGTAAGAGGTAAAGTGCGGAAAGGTTGTGAAAAAATATTTAAGAAAACACAGAAACTTGCTCCTAAAAGAAAAATCAACACGCTTACATTTGATGTGTTTGGCTTTAGCCGCGGCGCTGCTGCGAGCCGTAATTTTACCCATGAAGTAACAAAACCGGTATATGTTCCCAAAGCTGAATACGTTCAGGAGGACAATACGCCAAAGGATATTACATCAAAAAAGATAGTTTTGGAAAGATTACTCAATTGGATTTGA
- a CDS encoding HTTM domain-containing protein, with the protein MCLIQSFSVTDYFRRSTSIAPLVVFRIVYGLIMTVSTIRFIANDWVHLFYGIPKFFFSYYGFEWVKPLNEHGMLIIYLLMALSFFMVMVGAWYRFFSVLSFLTFTYTELIDQTNYLNHYYFISLVALIMLFVPAHRACSVDTWRKPELYCSDIPVVFIHVIQLQVGIVYFYAGLAKINTDWLIHAMPLKIWLISRNDIPIIGAMFNHTLIPYFFSWFGMLYDLGIPFLLLTKKYRTIAYAAVIVFHVLTRIIFQIGMFPFVMIGATLIFFPASFHNKILVCLKQLFCVKSKPVDFINGYTFSNTGVNKLCMMLLIIYVTFQLLFPLRFLLYSDKLFWTEQGYRFSWRVMLMEKMGTCYFYVRNPVTGLQTEVDTREYLTPQQEKMMSTQPDMILQFAHYLGKLYKEKGVPYPEVRVVSYVAVNGRPSKRFIDARVDLMKETESFKEKTWILPSGLR; encoded by the coding sequence ATGTGTTTAATACAGTCATTTTCAGTTACAGATTATTTCAGGCGAAGCACATCAATTGCTCCGCTTGTTGTTTTTAGAATTGTTTATGGTCTGATCATGACGGTAAGCACCATTCGTTTTATTGCAAACGATTGGGTACATCTTTTTTATGGCATACCAAAATTCTTCTTTTCATATTATGGATTCGAATGGGTGAAGCCCCTTAATGAGCATGGCATGCTGATCATTTACCTGCTTATGGCACTAAGTTTTTTTATGGTGATGGTGGGTGCCTGGTATCGGTTTTTTTCTGTATTATCTTTTTTAACGTTTACGTATACAGAGCTGATTGATCAGACGAATTACCTCAACCATTATTATTTTATAAGTCTGGTTGCACTTATTATGCTGTTTGTGCCCGCACACAGAGCATGCTCTGTTGATACGTGGCGCAAGCCGGAACTGTATTGCAGCGATATTCCGGTCGTATTTATTCATGTGATTCAATTGCAGGTAGGTATCGTTTATTTTTATGCAGGACTGGCAAAAATAAATACCGATTGGCTGATTCATGCAATGCCGTTAAAGATCTGGCTTATTTCACGTAATGATATTCCAATTATTGGTGCGATGTTTAATCATACCTTGATACCTTATTTTTTCAGCTGGTTTGGTATGTTGTATGATCTTGGTATTCCGTTTTTATTGCTTACCAAAAAATACAGAACAATTGCGTATGCTGCTGTTATTGTGTTTCATGTGCTAACGCGGATCATCTTTCAGATCGGCATGTTTCCATTTGTTATGATTGGCGCAACGCTGATCTTTTTTCCGGCATCGTTTCACAATAAAATACTTGTTTGTTTGAAACAACTGTTTTGTGTTAAAAGCAAACCCGTCGATTTTATAAATGGCTATACGTTTTCAAATACAGGTGTAAATAAGCTATGTATGATGTTGCTTATTATATATGTAACGTTTCAGCTGCTTTTTCCATTACGGTTTTTGCTATATTCAGATAAATTATTCTGGACAGAACAAGGCTATCGGTTTTCATGGCGTGTAATGCTGATGGAAAAAATGGGTACGTGTTATTTTTATGTACGCAATCCGGTTACGGGTTTGCAGACAGAAGTTGATACGCGCGAATACCTGACACCACAACAGGAAAAAATGATGAGTACGCAGCCAGACATGATTCTGCAATTTGCACATTACCTTGGTAAGCTTTATAAAGAAAAAGGTGTGCCGTACCCTGAAGTACGCGTTGTGAGTTATGTGGCTGTAAATGGACGGCCCAGCAAACGGTTTATTGATGCCCGTGTTGATCTGATGAAAGAAACAGAATCTTTCAAAGAAAAAACATGGATTCTGCCTTCCGGTCTCCGATAA
- a CDS encoding di-heme oxidoredictase family protein, with translation MLKRTALIISVISFVLVFTMQFCHRKEETPTPAINASTAEVDEELSGGATTVFDASNNSFGFAAQNLSQIEKNKFALGNSVFKTNWVTAPATTTAIDGLGPFFNSRSCSGCHKLDGRGLPPANPGDDLNGLLFRLSIPGEDEHGGPFGDPQYGEQLSNHGIYAGGSSTVIPEGNVIVSYSTITGTYKDGTGYELRNPVYTFTELGYGAFAAGIMYSPRLAQQLPGLGLLEAIDAADILALADASDTNEDGISGRPNYVWNYTTNTTELGRFGWKANQPTLFQQTAAASVGDMGITNRLFQNENLTGQQVTDYGSWTNGGTPEMSNNDLDQLVFYCQTLAVPARRNWKDQEVLRGKELFTQAKCANCHNPYFVTGTHPIAGLSNQKIRPYTDLLLHDMGDGLADNRPDYLATGNEWRTPPLWGLGLIKTVSGGRFLLHDGRARTLEEAIIWHGGEGTFSKNAFINMNSTDRAALLKFLESL, from the coding sequence ATGCTTAAAAGAACGGCCCTGATCATTTCTGTTATATCATTTGTTTTGGTTTTTACGATGCAGTTTTGTCACCGTAAAGAGGAAACGCCTACACCTGCAATCAATGCATCAACGGCAGAAGTTGATGAAGAATTATCGGGCGGAGCAACTACGGTATTTGATGCGTCAAACAATTCATTTGGTTTTGCGGCACAAAATTTATCTCAGATAGAAAAAAATAAGTTTGCGCTGGGAAATTCTGTATTCAAAACAAACTGGGTAACAGCACCGGCTACAACCACAGCAATAGATGGATTGGGCCCGTTTTTTAATTCAAGATCCTGTTCAGGCTGTCATAAGCTGGATGGAAGAGGTTTACCTCCTGCTAATCCAGGCGACGATTTGAATGGATTATTATTTCGATTAAGTATTCCAGGGGAAGATGAACATGGTGGTCCTTTTGGTGATCCGCAATACGGCGAACAATTGAGCAATCATGGTATCTATGCAGGCGGCAGCTCAACAGTTATCCCGGAAGGAAATGTTATCGTTAGCTACAGTACAATTACGGGTACATATAAAGATGGCACAGGATATGAATTGCGGAACCCCGTTTATACATTTACTGAGTTGGGTTATGGCGCTTTTGCGGCAGGGATTATGTATAGCCCGCGTCTCGCGCAGCAATTACCTGGTTTAGGTTTACTTGAAGCTATTGATGCGGCGGATATTCTTGCGCTTGCAGATGCTTCAGATACAAATGAAGACGGTATTTCAGGAAGGCCAAACTATGTCTGGAACTATACAACCAATACAACTGAATTGGGCCGTTTTGGCTGGAAAGCAAATCAACCGACTTTATTTCAGCAAACAGCCGCGGCATCTGTAGGTGATATGGGCATTACAAACCGGCTATTTCAAAATGAAAATTTAACAGGCCAGCAGGTTACTGACTATGGCTCCTGGACAAATGGCGGAACACCAGAGATGTCAAATAATGATTTGGATCAGTTGGTATTTTATTGCCAGACATTGGCCGTACCTGCAAGAAGAAACTGGAAAGATCAGGAAGTATTACGAGGCAAAGAATTATTTACACAGGCCAAATGTGCAAACTGTCACAATCCATATTTTGTAACAGGTACTCATCCGATTGCCGGATTGAGCAATCAAAAGATCAGGCCTTATACAGACCTGTTGCTGCATGACATGGGGGATGGTCTGGCTGATAACCGCCCGGATTATCTGGCAACAGGAAATGAGTGGAGGACGCCTCCTTTGTGGGGGCTTGGTTTAATTAAAACAGTAAGCGGCGGTCGTTTCTTATTGCACGATGGCCGTGCACGAACGCTGGAAGAAGCAATTATATGGCATGGAGGAGAAGGGACGTTTTCTAAAAATGCATTTATAAATATGAACAGCACAGACCGTGCAGCTTTGCTTAAATTTTTAGAATCATTATAA
- a CDS encoding imelysin family protein, protein MKKLYILAIAIAVTTFSCKKNKEDEPAPSGSEQAKVVENYANIVYATYDDALITAKNLRAKAADFVASPSEAGLEEVRAAYIASRTPYIQSEAFRFYSGPIDQDLGGGLTIESSINSWPLEEVYIDYVVGDANAGIINDVAHFPTIDKNVILENNQKEGAGENSVSSGYHAVEFLLWGQDLSETGPGDRKYTDYLVNSDDATNLNQARRGQYLLACIDLIIDNLQTLKEAWKSGNASNYRAGFIADPKGSIGNFLKGVIGYADDELSVERMQVALDTEGDAERQEQEQSCFSDQTYNDIILGQKGIKNVYVGEYVRIDGTIVSGMSVSDLVKAADPKLDSTVRAKIYDTDIKVAAIHAPFDNEILTANTAGTIRVQNAINALHVEAAQYKNAANKIGYLY, encoded by the coding sequence ATGAAAAAACTATATATTTTAGCTATTGCAATAGCTGTAACAACTTTTTCTTGTAAGAAAAACAAAGAGGATGAACCTGCACCATCAGGTAGTGAGCAGGCAAAAGTAGTTGAAAACTATGCAAACATTGTTTATGCTACGTATGATGATGCGTTGATTACGGCTAAAAATTTACGGGCTAAAGCGGCGGATTTTGTAGCGTCTCCTTCAGAAGCAGGACTTGAAGAAGTACGGGCTGCATATATTGCATCACGTACTCCATATATTCAAAGTGAAGCATTCCGTTTTTATTCAGGTCCGATTGATCAGGACCTGGGAGGTGGACTAACAATAGAAAGTTCAATCAATTCATGGCCATTGGAAGAGGTATATATTGATTATGTGGTTGGTGATGCCAATGCTGGCATTATAAACGATGTTGCACATTTCCCAACGATTGATAAAAATGTTATTCTGGAAAATAATCAAAAAGAAGGTGCCGGAGAGAATAGTGTAAGCAGTGGTTACCATGCAGTAGAATTTTTATTATGGGGACAGGATCTTTCGGAAACAGGACCAGGCGATAGAAAATACACGGATTATTTAGTGAACAGCGATGATGCAACAAATTTAAATCAGGCGCGCAGAGGTCAATATTTATTGGCATGTATTGATTTGATCATTGACAATCTTCAAACATTAAAAGAGGCCTGGAAGTCAGGAAATGCATCAAATTACAGAGCAGGTTTTATAGCTGATCCAAAAGGTTCTATCGGAAATTTCCTGAAAGGCGTAATAGGTTATGCAGACGATGAATTATCTGTTGAGCGTATGCAGGTTGCTTTAGATACAGAAGGTGATGCAGAAAGACAGGAACAGGAGCAGTCTTGCTTCAGCGACCAGACATACAATGATATCATCTTAGGACAAAAAGGAATTAAGAATGTATACGTTGGTGAATATGTACGAATTGATGGAACGATTGTTAGTGGTATGAGTGTATCAGATCTTGTAAAAGCAGCAGATCCTAAATTGGATTCTACTGTACGTGCAAAAATTTATGATACCGATATTAAAGTTGCAGCTATTCATGCACCGTTTGATAATGAGATATTAACCGCAAATACTGCAGGTACAATCCGTGTACAAAATGCAATTAATGCGTTACATGTTGAAGCGGCTCAATATAAAAATGCAGCTAATAAAATAGGATATCTTTATTAA
- the rlmF gene encoding 23S rRNA (adenine(1618)-N(6))-methyltransferase RlmF, with protein MAEKNKKEHPVTKDRLHPRNKHRERYDFDALIATTPELAQYVTLNIYNDQSIDFFNPAAVLCLNQALLKHYYGIDEWNIPEGYLCPPIPGRADYIHNIAALLGTSANDVIPVGPAIKCLDIGVGANCVYPIIGNNEYGWSFVGADVDPVSVASAKNIVDKNKVLQGNVEIRLQNHPLDIFYGIIGEGERFDVTICNPPFHASAEDAAAGTLRKLSNLQHKKVTKANLNFGGQHNELWCEGGESAFVREMILESKKFAASCLWFSTLISKQTNLQKAYDQLEVLAPFDVRTIPMGQGNKSSRLIAWTFQSKEAQAKWVSARWK; from the coding sequence ATGGCAGAGAAAAATAAAAAAGAACACCCCGTTACAAAAGATCGCTTACACCCGCGGAACAAACACCGGGAGCGGTATGACTTTGATGCATTGATTGCTACAACGCCGGAATTGGCACAGTACGTAACATTGAATATTTACAACGATCAATCCATCGATTTTTTTAATCCGGCTGCTGTACTATGCCTGAACCAGGCATTGCTTAAACACTATTATGGTATTGATGAATGGAATATTCCGGAAGGATATTTATGTCCGCCGATACCTGGCCGCGCAGACTACATTCATAACATTGCAGCGTTGCTGGGAACAAGTGCAAACGATGTAATTCCTGTTGGCCCTGCTATTAAATGCCTGGACATTGGTGTCGGGGCCAATTGTGTATACCCGATCATTGGCAACAATGAATATGGCTGGTCGTTTGTAGGTGCCGACGTAGATCCGGTATCGGTTGCTTCAGCAAAAAATATCGTTGATAAAAACAAGGTCTTACAGGGAAATGTTGAGATCCGTTTACAAAACCATCCGCTGGACATCTTTTACGGCATCATTGGAGAAGGTGAACGGTTTGATGTAACGATCTGTAATCCGCCTTTTCATGCATCGGCAGAAGATGCCGCAGCAGGAACGCTTCGTAAGCTGAGTAACCTTCAGCATAAAAAAGTTACGAAAGCAAATCTGAACTTTGGCGGACAACATAATGAACTATGGTGCGAAGGCGGAGAATCAGCGTTTGTACGGGAGATGATTCTTGAAAGTAAAAAATTTGCAGCTTCTTGTTTGTGGTTTTCTACGTTGATTTCTAAACAGACAAATCTGCAAAAGGCTTACGATCAGCTGGAAGTACTGGCACCGTTTGATGTGCGTACCATTCCTATGGGACAAGGAAATAAATCAAGCAGGTTGATTGCGTGGACGTTTCAGTCTAAAGAAGCACAGGCGAAGTGGGTCAGCGCACGATGGAAATAA
- a CDS encoding imelysin family protein, which produces MNKIIILAISICISVCACKPSKDETSSLKTADRKPLVTNLGNNVILPRYVALNTSVNAFDSEVQIFTAAPTIENLTSLRIKFYQAYIDWEYVACFEFGPAAASTVNLGTKTVNAFPADTAVIKNKIVQGVTAIPPTNSAMYSGFPAIDYLLFAKSLTAQQIVDSFTVSSTAVKRCNYLKTVSSDLKARINTTYTNWTASGANFISLYTNSTGIDLGSATSQTVNMLVADVENIKNFKLGIPLNIIQNVVVGDGSTVNPFKCEGYHSDSSLVLAKASIESLRKLYLGIGADGTDGEGFDNYLEAIDRSGLNVQIKNQIALLQAKLDAIPAPISIAIKNPAGKQAVNEAYTETLHLLVLLKVDMASAIGVMISYGDTDGD; this is translated from the coding sequence ATGAATAAAATAATTATTTTGGCTATAAGTATCTGCATCAGTGTATGTGCCTGTAAACCGTCCAAAGATGAAACGTCATCTTTAAAAACTGCCGATAGAAAACCGTTGGTTACCAATTTGGGCAATAATGTAATCCTTCCGAGATACGTTGCGTTGAATACGTCTGTTAACGCGTTCGATTCTGAAGTGCAGATTTTTACAGCAGCACCAACGATAGAAAATCTAACATCCTTACGGATTAAATTTTACCAGGCATATATCGATTGGGAATATGTAGCATGTTTTGAATTCGGCCCTGCAGCAGCAAGTACGGTTAATCTGGGTACAAAGACCGTTAATGCTTTTCCTGCAGATACAGCTGTTATAAAAAATAAAATTGTACAGGGCGTTACAGCCATTCCGCCCACAAACAGCGCTATGTACTCAGGTTTTCCCGCTATTGATTATTTGTTGTTTGCCAAGAGCCTGACTGCACAACAGATTGTTGATTCGTTTACGGTATCTTCTACAGCAGTTAAAAGATGTAATTATCTTAAAACAGTAAGCTCAGATTTAAAAGCAAGAATAAACACAACGTATACAAACTGGACAGCTTCCGGTGCAAATTTTATTTCCTTATATACAAACAGTACCGGCATAGATCTTGGAAGTGCAACGTCTCAGACAGTAAACATGCTGGTTGCAGATGTTGAAAATATTAAGAACTTTAAATTAGGGATTCCTTTAAATATTATACAGAATGTTGTTGTGGGCGACGGTTCTACAGTGAATCCATTCAAGTGTGAAGGTTATCATTCAGATTCTTCTCTGGTATTAGCTAAAGCCAGCATAGAGTCGCTGCGTAAGCTATATCTGGGCATTGGCGCAGATGGTACAGATGGAGAAGGGTTTGATAATTACCTGGAAGCCATCGACCGTTCCGGATTAAATGTGCAGATTAAAAATCAGATTGCACTTTTGCAGGCAAAATTGGATGCAATACCTGCACCTATTTCAATTGCTATAAAAAATCCTGCCGGTAAACAGGCAGTAAACGAAGCTTACACGGAAACATTACATCTGTTGGTATTGTTAAAAGTTGATATGGCATCAGCAATCGGCGTTATGATTTCATACGGCGATACAGACGGCGATTAA
- a CDS encoding DUF2931 family protein codes for MKQTIILILLIIHNTLSSCQTKEIKNNMVNKKFDWSHSVSAPENYPMEIYRGKLQGLTDKDYSASFGLWGVANEGWGTESGMVAVGPDTKAIPDSLLITWLSFRENKFYTGKFQLPREKMTELFENGFYEYDIKQRSTYEDILVGLAPGGVVVVWLVGGQVQIEVARFQAQETIIDKSTVTNPDDLYVLGDGYVDFVLNNKEIATGPIPFGLWDTYREKYSWRPMLILPEGYELAIEWMTLFNGEKEKNFKEHPEFGTYKSRALPSYMLFNWYASNGRKYGVDVFFNEAEIFEAYKQIYRNDKEQDAELVFELNDAQTSFTISVRSKTEQIELHKVKAKIYKSEDTRPVKQ; via the coding sequence ATGAAACAAACAATAATTTTAATCTTACTGATCATTCATAATACATTAAGCTCGTGTCAAACAAAGGAAATAAAAAACAATATGGTAAATAAAAAGTTCGACTGGTCTCATAGTGTATCTGCGCCTGAAAATTATCCAATGGAAATTTACAGGGGGAAGTTACAAGGTTTAACAGATAAGGATTATTCGGCCAGCTTTGGTTTGTGGGGAGTTGCAAACGAAGGCTGGGGAACAGAAAGCGGTATGGTTGCTGTTGGCCCGGATACCAAAGCAATACCGGATAGTTTATTGATCACCTGGCTTTCTTTTCGGGAAAATAAATTTTATACTGGTAAGTTTCAATTGCCCAGAGAAAAGATGACCGAACTGTTCGAAAACGGATTTTATGAATATGATATCAAGCAAAGAAGTACCTATGAAGATATTTTAGTTGGCTTAGCACCTGGCGGAGTTGTAGTTGTCTGGCTTGTAGGCGGACAGGTTCAAATTGAAGTAGCACGGTTTCAGGCTCAGGAAACCATTATAGATAAAAGTACTGTTACCAATCCAGACGATTTATATGTACTTGGCGATGGCTATGTTGATTTTGTTTTAAACAATAAAGAAATAGCAACAGGTCCTATTCCCTTTGGATTGTGGGATACCTACAGGGAAAAATACAGCTGGCGGCCAATGTTAATTTTACCTGAAGGCTATGAACTTGCCATTGAATGGATGACATTATTCAATGGAGAAAAAGAAAAGAATTTTAAAGAACATCCGGAATTTGGTACTTATAAAAGCAGGGCCTTGCCTTCCTATATGCTTTTTAACTGGTATGCAAGTAATGGGAGAAAATATGGCGTTGATGTTTTTTTTAACGAAGCAGAAATTTTTGAGGCATATAAACAGATCTATCGAAACGACAAAGAACAGGACGCTGAATTGGTTTTTGAATTGAATGATGCACAAACATCGTTTACCATTTCAGTACGAAGCAAGACTGAACAAATTGAATTACACAAGGTAAAAGCTAAAATATATAAATCTGAAGATACCAGGCCTGTTAAGCAATGA